In Silene latifolia isolate original U9 population chromosome 3, ASM4854445v1, whole genome shotgun sequence, a single window of DNA contains:
- the LOC141649614 gene encoding uncharacterized protein LOC141649614, producing the protein MLHWAQWNRAYILSTGFIWTLSVKDRYSESLCSILAVKDEIVARTGSIVAATQILNNWVRHGKFKVSTAYHWFREKGETVYWFKTLQENAIVPKHRTCAILAASKHLPTVDLLISRGLILINRCVLCQAVAESHEHLFFSCTFSQDVWNALLQWMHLCSRSVNLWSKFRWMAQTKSQRHWKNMWRKACLAAVIYYLWQERNQRIFTGHQNSTAALLSQIQLTVKHRLLACSSLPSCLVAHLA; encoded by the coding sequence atgttacactgGGCACAGTGGAATAGAGCCTATATTCTTTCCACTGGGTTTATTTGGACACTTAGTGTCAAAGATCGTTATTCTGAGAGTCTTTGCAGTATACTGGCTGTAAAGGATGAAATTGTTGCTAGAACTGGTTCTATTGTGGCTGCTACTCAGATACTGAACAACTGGGTCAGGCATGGTAAATTCAAGGTTAGCACAGCTTACCATTGGTTCAGAGAAAAGGGGGAGACTGTCTACTGGTTTAAAACTCTGCAGGAGAATGCTATTGTTCCTAAACACAGGACTTGTGCCATCTTAGCTGCTTCTAAACATCTACCCACGGTTGATCTTCTTATCAGCAGGGGTCTGATCCTGATTAACAGATGTGTCCTTTGTCAGGCTGTTGCTGAAAGTCATGAACATCTCTTTTTCAGCTGTACATTCTCTCAGGATGTCTGGAATGCTTTGCTTCAGTGGATGCATCTTTGCAGTCGTTCTGTTAACCTCTGGTCAAAATTTCGATGGATGGCTCAAACCAAGAGTCAGAGGCATTGGAAGAATATGTGGCGAAAAGCTTGTCTTGCTGCTGTTATCTATTACTTATGGCAGGAGAGAAATCAACGAATTTTCACTGGGCATCAGAACTCTACTGCAGCTCTTCTCAGTCAGATTCAGTTAACTGTTAAACATCGTTTGTTAGCTTGTAGTTCTCTTCCTAGTTGTCTTGTTGCTCATCTTGCCTAA